A portion of the Arcobacter arenosus genome contains these proteins:
- a CDS encoding PAS domain-containing sensor histidine kinase yields MNTSVKSLVKIFFSLFIIFVFIQIGISYFYFKQSKKNLINNSLKSELKIKRKIFIEHFITNSSNFLFSIQDSQAFQKFLQGDNTYLKENENIFLALAKSHKYIDQVRYIDENGYENIRIDQDRKINTTTVVRSEQLQNKANRYYFEESLYKPMNKVWFSKLDLNVENGEIEFPYVPTIRAILPLEKNNDFKGILIINFNISSLLKQITFSEKFNYILTNKKSEILIHYNDEYDWSEYSNNGVKLDKFITKDKNEIITNFEFSNPNFSSIYICNQIKDSLILVGSIKDEYLKNLEKEHIQRGVLIIISILLIFLIIFTFTKVRLTEILNKLKKADEINEELSENLEISEENWRSAIENSGDGHWEWNTSTNEIHFSNNWKTMLGYEEDEISNNFFEWEKRVHKDDIKRVLKEVDKFVKQKDYKYKVKFRMETKDGSYKWIFAQGYILRKDKEGNPLRIVGTHKDITTDIKNEQFLKDEVKRKTDENFKQFQLIQQQSKLAAMGEMIGAIAHQWRQPLNEISIRIQKLKYAYKKNEIDEEFIQDFINKNKITINFMSNTIDDFRNFFTIDKKPIRFSINESIKNVLNLTEAQLKKQNIKISLNEYQDFEINGYKSEFEHVIMNFISNSKYELEEKKIENPEIIINIKEYELEFEDNAGGIPKDLITRIFEPYFTSKDQGKGTGMGLYMSKMIIEDNMKGSIEVENTQKGAKFIIRFNKEGEKY; encoded by the coding sequence TTGAATACTTCAGTTAAAAGTCTAGTAAAAATATTTTTTTCATTATTTATTATCTTTGTTTTTATTCAAATTGGTATATCTTATTTTTATTTCAAACAAAGCAAAAAAAACCTGATAAATAATTCATTAAAAAGTGAACTGAAAATAAAAAGAAAAATTTTTATTGAACACTTTATTACAAATAGTAGTAACTTTCTTTTTTCTATCCAAGATAGTCAGGCTTTCCAAAAATTCTTACAAGGTGATAATACCTATTTAAAAGAAAATGAGAATATTTTTTTAGCCCTTGCAAAATCCCATAAATATATTGACCAAGTAAGATACATAGATGAAAATGGTTATGAGAATATAAGAATAGACCAAGATAGAAAAATCAATACTACAACTGTTGTAAGATCCGAACAACTTCAAAATAAAGCGAATAGATACTATTTTGAGGAATCTTTGTATAAACCAATGAATAAAGTTTGGTTTTCTAAGCTTGATTTAAATGTTGAAAATGGTGAAATTGAATTTCCTTATGTTCCTACTATTAGGGCAATTCTTCCTTTAGAAAAAAATAATGACTTTAAAGGTATTTTGATTATAAACTTTAATATATCAAGTCTACTTAAACAGATAACCTTTTCAGAAAAATTTAACTACATCCTTACAAATAAAAAAAGTGAAATTTTAATCCATTATAATGATGAATATGATTGGAGTGAATATAGTAATAATGGTGTAAAACTAGATAAGTTTATCACAAAAGACAAAAATGAGATAATTACAAATTTTGAATTTTCAAATCCAAATTTTTCTTCAATCTATATTTGTAATCAAATCAAAGACTCTCTAATATTAGTTGGTTCAATAAAAGATGAATATCTTAAAAATTTAGAAAAAGAGCATATTCAAAGGGGTGTTTTAATTATTATCTCAATCCTTTTAATATTTTTAATTATCTTTACTTTTACAAAAGTTAGATTAACTGAAATATTAAATAAATTAAAAAAAGCAGATGAGATAAATGAAGAGCTTTCAGAAAATCTAGAGATAAGTGAAGAAAATTGGAGAAGTGCTATTGAAAATTCTGGAGATGGACATTGGGAGTGGAATACGTCGACAAACGAAATACATTTTTCAAATAATTGGAAAACAATGTTAGGTTATGAAGAAGATGAGATATCAAACAACTTTTTTGAATGGGAAAAAAGAGTTCATAAAGATGATATTAAAAGAGTTTTAAAAGAAGTAGATAAATTCGTAAAACAAAAAGATTACAAATATAAAGTAAAATTTAGAATGGAGACAAAAGATGGTAGCTATAAATGGATTTTTGCCCAAGGATATATTCTTAGAAAAGATAAAGAAGGAAACCCATTAAGAATTGTTGGTACCCATAAAGATATTACCACTGATATTAAAAATGAACAATTTTTAAAAGATGAAGTAAAAAGAAAAACAGATGAAAACTTTAAACAGTTTCAACTTATCCAACAACAAAGTAAATTAGCAGCTATGGGTGAGATGATTGGTGCAATTGCTCACCAATGGAGACAACCTTTAAATGAAATTTCTATTAGAATTCAAAAATTAAAATATGCATACAAAAAAAATGAAATTGATGAAGAATTTATCCAAGATTTTATAAATAAAAATAAAATAACTATCAATTTCATGAGTAATACAATTGATGACTTTAGAAACTTTTTTACTATTGATAAAAAGCCTATTAGGTTTTCAATTAATGAGTCTATTAAAAACGTATTAAATCTTACAGAAGCTCAACTAAAAAAACAAAATATAAAAATAAGTTTGAATGAATATCAAGATTTTGAGATAAATGGATATAAATCTGAATTTGAGCATGTGATTATGAATTTTATTTCAAATTCAAAATATGAGTTAGAAGAAAAAAAGATAGAAAATCCAGAAATCATTATAAATATAAAAGAATATGAGCTTGAATTTGAGGATAATGCAGGAGGCATTCCAAAAGATTTAATTACTAGAATTTTTGAACCATATTTTACAAGTAAAGACCAAGGTAAAGGTACAGGAATGGGTTTATATATGTCAAAAATGATTATTGAAGATAATATGAAAGGCTCTATAGAGGTTGAAAATACTCAAAAAGGGGCAAAATTTATTATAAGATTTAATAAAGAGGGGGAAAAGTATTGA
- a CDS encoding bacteriohemerythrin → MEKIDIIPWNENFCTGINQIDKEHKKLVEIINNLATEFAYNTFKLDINTIFDELIDYTKYHFTSEEIIWDKYFKNQEDSEKHKKAHNNFINELHNLIKLQKKKPIEEIAEITLDFLVQWLVSHILETDRFMAYKVLSLIDGDSIEKAHKIAIQKMSGETKKLTTLIMSIYKVLSNNTLKLMREKARQEKVQKVLEEEKNKFEDIFKYSKDGIAILDLNYNFLDFNNSYLNMLGFSRKELLTKSCIEITAPKDIKKSIKAMEEVVNKGFITNFEKQCCTKDGTLINVNISASLQPDKKTVLVITKDVSSLKILEEQSKMAAMGEMIGNIAHQWRQPLSVISTAATGIKLQNNIDILTKEQLDSMCDTINNNAQYLSKTIDDFRNFIKGERVIKEFNLFETFETFMELMKGTIKQNFIKVNINVPKDISLNGYPNELIQCFINIFNNSKDALKNKDDDRIININAKIENNNLIIIFNDNAGGIPEEILPKIFEPYFTTKYKSQGTGLGLSMTYNLITTGMRGSISVYNKIFSDNKHSKGAEFKIILPIDDKISIK, encoded by the coding sequence ATGGAGAAGATTGATATTATACCTTGGAATGAGAATTTTTGTACAGGTATTAATCAAATAGATAAAGAACATAAAAAACTAGTTGAAATAATAAATAACCTTGCTACAGAATTTGCATACAATACCTTTAAATTAGATATTAATACTATATTTGATGAATTAATTGATTATACAAAATATCATTTTACATCTGAAGAGATTATTTGGGACAAATACTTCAAAAATCAAGAAGATAGTGAAAAACACAAAAAAGCTCACAATAATTTCATTAATGAACTTCACAACTTAATAAAACTACAAAAGAAAAAACCAATTGAAGAGATTGCTGAAATCACCCTTGATTTTCTTGTACAATGGTTAGTCTCTCATATCCTTGAAACAGATAGATTTATGGCTTATAAAGTTTTAAGTCTGATTGATGGCGATTCAATTGAAAAAGCACATAAAATTGCTATACAAAAAATGAGTGGCGAAACAAAAAAACTAACTACACTTATAATGTCTATTTATAAGGTACTATCAAACAATACATTAAAGCTTATGAGAGAAAAGGCGAGACAAGAAAAAGTTCAAAAAGTATTAGAAGAAGAAAAAAATAAGTTTGAAGATATATTTAAATATAGTAAAGATGGAATTGCTATATTAGATTTAAATTATAATTTTCTTGATTTTAATAATTCATACCTTAATATGTTAGGCTTTTCAAGAAAAGAACTACTTACTAAATCTTGTATTGAGATAACTGCACCTAAAGATATAAAAAAATCAATTAAAGCTATGGAAGAAGTTGTTAATAAAGGTTTCATAACTAACTTTGAAAAACAGTGTTGTACAAAAGATGGAACACTTATAAACGTAAATATCTCTGCTTCACTACAACCAGATAAAAAAACAGTTCTTGTAATTACAAAAGATGTATCATCATTAAAAATATTAGAAGAACAATCAAAAATGGCTGCAATGGGTGAAATGATTGGAAATATTGCCCACCAATGGAGACAACCACTTTCAGTAATTTCAACGGCTGCAACGGGAATAAAACTTCAAAATAATATTGATATATTAACTAAAGAGCAGTTAGATTCAATGTGCGATACAATAAATAATAATGCCCAATATCTTTCAAAAACTATAGATGATTTTAGAAACTTTATAAAAGGTGAAAGAGTAATTAAAGAATTCAATCTTTTTGAAACTTTTGAAACCTTTATGGAGCTTATGAAAGGAACAATTAAACAAAACTTCATAAAAGTAAATATTAATGTTCCTAAAGATATATCATTAAATGGATATCCCAATGAATTAATACAGTGTTTTATAAATATTTTTAATAACTCAAAAGATGCTTTGAAAAATAAAGATGATGATAGAATAATAAATATAAATGCAAAAATAGAAAACAACAATTTAATAATAATTTTTAATGACAATGCAGGAGGAATACCTGAAGAGATACTTCCAAAGATTTTTGAACCCTATTTTACTACAAAATATAAATCTCAAGGTACAGGACTAGGATTAAGTATGACATACAATCTAATAACTACTGGAATGAGGGGTTCAATCTCTGTATACAATAAAATTTTTTCGGACAATAAGCACTCAAAAGGGGCAGAGTTCAAAATTATCTTGCCAATAGATGATAAAATTTCAATAAAGTAA
- a CDS encoding alpha/beta hydrolase: MLNKKIVLLTFIIILIFTSCSRNIPSKQQRIQKLQALIPNSNYITKTIHTDTYSFYTIQQQNNTCKNVHVYFEGDGLAWITRHLISDDPTPLTPTTFNLLLKDKYQCKVYIARACQYTNDNHCSKKDWTSHRFSKQIIFATNKIIDKIKNNFQNDNFIFIGYSGGAAIASLIANQRNDVTYFISIAGNLDTELWTKIKKFQPLTGSLNPVNYTNNLKSIKQYHLIGTKDSIIPYKVTQSYIKKFSNKENIKLKSVNATHNCCYEDFFKEIIQDIK, from the coding sequence TTGCTAAATAAGAAAATAGTTTTACTAACTTTTATAATCATTCTTATTTTTACTTCTTGCAGTAGAAATATACCATCAAAACAACAAAGAATTCAAAAATTACAAGCTTTAATTCCTAATTCTAATTATATTACTAAAACAATTCATACAGATACATATAGCTTTTATACAATTCAACAGCAAAACAATACTTGCAAAAATGTACATGTTTATTTCGAAGGCGATGGTTTAGCTTGGATAACCAGACATCTAATTTCAGATGATCCAACACCACTTACTCCAACAACTTTCAATTTACTTTTAAAAGACAAATATCAATGTAAAGTTTATATTGCAAGAGCTTGTCAATATACAAATGATAATCATTGCAGTAAAAAAGATTGGACAAGTCATAGATTCAGTAAACAAATTATATTTGCAACTAATAAAATAATAGACAAAATCAAAAATAATTTTCAAAATGATAACTTTATTTTTATTGGTTATAGTGGCGGTGCAGCAATTGCATCATTAATAGCAAATCAAAGAAATGATGTAACATATTTTATTAGTATTGCAGGGAATTTAGATACAGAGCTTTGGACCAAAATAAAAAAATTTCAGCCATTAACAGGCTCATTAAATCCAGTTAATTATACTAATAATCTTAAATCAATAAAACAATATCATTTAATTGGAACAAAGGATAGTATAATTCCATATAAAGTTACTCAATCATATATAAAAAAATTTAGTAATAAAGAGAACATAAAATTAAAAAGTGTTAATGCAACACATAACTGTTGTTATGAAGACTTTTTTAAAGAAATAATTCAAGACATAAAATAA
- a CDS encoding tyrosine-type recombinase/integrase produces the protein MASIYTYRNILHMNVRVDGKQHRKSTGLTDTKENRLKVQLEIMPNFVNSLKYPTSDIKLEFYIKKFLEGKKHLAKEVTYKRYKNTIDKWILNQYGKKKVTDINYTIAKNYIHTQYNLNKTAKSVELYITIFSGILQEAVFDGVITNNPFKSIKKRKKKKPIIVPFSADEVRLLLENTTGWLHNYIGLASHTGLRSGEMLALKWSNIDDKYIYIRATRDRGIDTEPKTVSSVRDIPIFDTVRGFIQKQRELTGHLEYVFNSKLDEPWCHTGSICEFHWYPLLDRLGLKRRRIYELRHTFATNMLNSGYFKVTEIAHLMGHTTTEYLFNVYSKFIESEKDRIPLDKSIY, from the coding sequence TTGGCTTCAATTTATACATATAGAAATATACTCCACATGAATGTGAGAGTAGATGGAAAACAACACAGAAAATCAACAGGGTTAACTGATACAAAAGAAAACAGACTAAAGGTTCAATTAGAGATTATGCCAAATTTTGTTAATAGCTTAAAATACCCTACTTCAGACATTAAGCTAGAGTTTTATATCAAAAAGTTTCTTGAAGGTAAAAAACATCTGGCTAAAGAAGTTACATATAAAAGATACAAGAATACTATAGACAAGTGGATTCTTAACCAATATGGTAAAAAGAAAGTTACAGATATCAACTATACTATAGCAAAAAACTATATCCATACACAGTATAACCTCAATAAGACAGCCAAATCTGTTGAGTTATACATTACTATTTTTAGTGGTATCTTACAGGAAGCAGTTTTTGATGGTGTAATTACAAATAATCCATTCAAGAGCATAAAGAAAAGAAAAAAGAAAAAACCAATAATAGTTCCCTTTTCTGCTGATGAAGTTAGACTACTTCTAGAAAATACAACAGGATGGCTTCATAATTACATTGGTCTTGCTAGTCATACAGGATTAAGAAGTGGTGAAATGTTAGCCTTAAAATGGTCTAACATAGATGATAAGTATATCTATATCAGAGCTACACGAGATAGAGGAATAGACACCGAACCAAAAACAGTAAGTTCAGTTAGAGATATTCCAATTTTTGATACTGTAAGAGGTTTTATCCAAAAGCAAAGAGAACTTACAGGTCATCTAGAGTATGTCTTTAATTCAAAGCTTGATGAACCTTGGTGTCACACAGGTAGTATATGTGAGTTTCATTGGTATCCATTATTAGATAGATTAGGACTAAAAAGAAGAAGAATCTATGAATTGAGACATACATTTGCAACAAATATGCTAAATTCAGGCTACTTCAAAGTAACAGAGATTGCACATCTAATGGGACATACAACGACAGAATATCTGTTTAACGTTTACTCTAAATTCATTGAATCAGAGAAGGATAGAATACCATTAGATAAATCAATCTACTAA
- a CDS encoding autotransporter outer membrane beta-barrel domain-containing protein has translation MSKQRIDNKTLFQIFKNGKVSIFVSTLLLSASIGTINVNADIVNGNFEDGLNGWTTNVFGSANPVTLATGTTNASAGTINPSLTADQYVYTSQSSPGLSILSQAFNVTSGTNKLFFDYAIRNNAGSYFTPDSFNYNGAQTQQARFDVLKPGSDPTVYNAGDIIVTGFKTESGDPAIIDWTTKEIDLTADLASYVGQDVILRFWQEDNQGVFNLALDNINVGLTQLLSSYFDQTVAGNGNTPSQRNAQKLDDFVGTGMDDFKTILDTCTTDECVANAVDELEVKLAGAGVSAAKQTAQSIAKIVRQRQGTFGLAGGNSGEEMFTEKNFWFKPFGTWGEQNDKDGLAGYDIKSYGFGIGADAINKDDQQLGFGLFYTNADVDVNGVNQNSDVDAFTILGYGSTPIIDNKTKFLYQVGYSWQMTDTFRETLTGDAVADYTSNVASIDLKVMRDYQVNGKWLVQPTVGLSYTYFKAPSYSESGAGVASLDVNKFSTSETLLNIGAVSNYKIDDSSIFITTLDLGYDLENNDDTVTSTTQGGLQLADSESIDNGRISYAIGLGYEKQLNNNSNINFTYEYSGEGSDYSNNTISVKYVINF, from the coding sequence ATGTCTAAACAAAGAATAGATAATAAAACTCTTTTCCAAATATTTAAAAATGGTAAAGTTTCAATATTTGTAAGTACTTTATTATTAAGTGCTTCTATTGGTACAATTAATGTTAATGCTGATATTGTAAATGGTAATTTTGAAGATGGATTAAATGGATGGACTACAAATGTATTTGGTAGTGCAAATCCAGTTACTCTTGCAACAGGAACAACAAATGCAAGTGCTGGGACAATTAATCCTTCATTAACTGCAGATCAATATGTATATACTTCACAAAGTAGCCCAGGATTAAGTATTTTATCACAAGCTTTTAATGTTACATCAGGGACCAATAAACTATTCTTTGATTATGCTATTAGGAATAATGCTGGTTCTTATTTTACTCCTGATTCTTTTAATTATAATGGTGCACAAACACAGCAGGCTCGTTTTGATGTTTTAAAGCCAGGTTCTGATCCAACTGTATACAATGCAGGAGATATAATTGTAACTGGATTTAAAACAGAAAGTGGTGATCCAGCAATTATTGATTGGACAACAAAAGAGATTGACTTAACTGCTGATTTAGCATCTTATGTTGGACAAGATGTGATTTTACGTTTTTGGCAAGAAGATAATCAAGGCGTCTTCAATTTAGCATTAGATAATATCAATGTTGGTCTTACACAATTACTTTCTAGTTATTTTGACCAAACAGTAGCTGGAAATGGAAATACTCCATCTCAAAGAAATGCTCAAAAACTTGATGATTTTGTTGGAACAGGGATGGATGATTTCAAAACAATTTTAGATACTTGTACAACAGACGAATGTGTTGCAAATGCAGTAGATGAACTAGAAGTAAAACTAGCTGGAGCTGGAGTTAGTGCTGCAAAACAAACAGCCCAATCAATAGCTAAAATAGTAAGACAAAGACAAGGAACATTTGGATTAGCAGGAGGAAACTCTGGTGAAGAGATGTTTACTGAAAAAAACTTCTGGTTTAAACCATTTGGCACTTGGGGTGAACAAAATGACAAAGATGGTTTAGCAGGATATGATATCAAATCATATGGATTTGGTATAGGAGCTGATGCTATAAATAAAGATGACCAACAATTAGGTTTTGGATTATTCTATACAAATGCAGATGTTGATGTAAATGGAGTTAACCAAAACTCTGATGTAGATGCCTTTACAATCTTAGGATATGGAAGTACTCCAATTATTGATAATAAAACAAAATTTCTTTATCAAGTAGGATACTCTTGGCAAATGACTGATACATTTAGAGAAACTTTAACAGGAGATGCAGTAGCTGACTATACAAGTAATGTAGCAAGTATTGATTTAAAGGTGATGAGAGATTATCAAGTAAATGGTAAATGGTTAGTACAACCAACTGTAGGTTTAAGCTATACTTACTTTAAAGCACCTTCATATTCTGAAAGTGGAGCAGGAGTTGCTAGTTTAGATGTTAATAAATTCTCAACTAGTGAAACACTATTAAATATAGGTGCTGTATCAAACTATAAAATAGATGATAGTTCTATTTTTATTACAACATTAGATTTAGGATATGATTTAGAAAATAATGATGATACGGTAACATCAACAACTCAAGGTGGATTGCAGTTGGCAGATTCTGAATCAATAGATAATGGAAGAATTTCATATGCCATTGGATTAGGATATGAAAAACAATTAAATAATAACAGTAATATAAACTTCACATATGAATATTCTGGTGAGGGAAGTGACTATTCAAATAACACAATCTCTGTAAAATATGTAATTAATTTCTAA